One Homo sapiens chromosome 3, GRCh38.p14 Primary Assembly genomic window carries:
- the ST3GAL6 gene encoding type 2 lactosamine alpha-2,3-sialyltransferase isoform 2 (isoform 2 is encoded by transcript variant 10), with product MRTSAEYFRLALSKLQSCDLFDEFDNIPCKKCVVVGNGGVLKNKTLGEKIDSYDVIIRMNNGPVLGHEEEVGRRTTFRLFYPESVFSDPIHNDPNTTVILTAFKPHDLRWLLELLMGDKINTNGFWKKPALNLIYKPYQIRILDPFIIRTAAYELLHFPKVFPKNQKPKHPTTGIIAITLAFYICHEVHLAGFKYNFSDLKSPLHYYGNATMSLMNKNAYHNVTAEQLFLKDIIEKNLVINLTQD from the exons ATGAGAACATCAG CGGAATATTTTCGACTTGCTCTTTCAAAACTGCAGAGTTGTGATCTCTTTGATGAGTTTGACAA CATACCCTGTAAAAAGTGTGTGGTGGTTGGTAATGGAGGAGTTTTGAAGAATAAGACATTAGGAGAAAAAATCGACTCCTATGATGTAATAAtaag AATGAATAATGGTCCTGTTTTAGGACATGAAGAAGAAGTTGGGAGAAGGACAACCTTCCGACTTTTTTATCCAGAATCTGTTTTTTCAGATCCTATTCACAATGACCCTAATACGACAGTGATTCTCACTGCTTTTAAGCCACATGATTTAAGGTGGCTGTTGGAATTGTTGATGGGTGACAAAATA aACACTAATGGTTTTTGGAAGAAACCAGCCTTAAACCTGATTTATAAACCTTATCAAATCCGAATATTAGATCCTTTCATTATCAGAACAGCAGCTTATGAACTGCTTCATTTTCCAAAAGTGTTTCCCAAAAATCAG AAACCTAAACACCCAACAACAGGAATTATTGCCATCACATTGGCGTTTTACATATGTCACGAAGTTCACCTAGCTGGTTTTAAATACAACTTTTCTGACCTCAAGAGTCCTTTGCACTACTATGGGAATGCCACCATGTCTTTGATGAATAAG aacgCGTATCACAATGTGACTGCAGAGCAGCTCTTTTTGAAGGACATTATAGAAAAAAACCTCGTAATCAACTTGACTCAAGATTGA
- the ST3GAL6 gene encoding type 2 lactosamine alpha-2,3-sialyltransferase isoform 5 (isoform 5 is encoded by transcript variant 6), with amino-acid sequence MNNGPVLGHEEEVGRRTTFRLFYPESVFSDPIHNDPNTTVILTAFKPHDLRWLLELLMGDKINTNGFWKKPALNLIYKPYQIRILDPFIIRTAAYELLHFPKVFPKNQKPKHPTTGIIAITLAFYICHEVHLAGFKYNFSDLKSPLHYYGNATMSLMNKNAYHNVTAEQLFLKDIIEKNLVINLTQD; translated from the exons ATGAATAATGGTCCTGTTTTAGGACATGAAGAAGAAGTTGGGAGAAGGACAACCTTCCGACTTTTTTATCCAGAATCTGTTTTTTCAGATCCTATTCACAATGACCCTAATACGACAGTGATTCTCACTGCTTTTAAGCCACATGATTTAAGGTGGCTGTTGGAATTGTTGATGGGTGACAAAATA aACACTAATGGTTTTTGGAAGAAACCAGCCTTAAACCTGATTTATAAACCTTATCAAATCCGAATATTAGATCCTTTCATTATCAGAACAGCAGCTTATGAACTGCTTCATTTTCCAAAAGTGTTTCCCAAAAATCAG AAACCTAAACACCCAACAACAGGAATTATTGCCATCACATTGGCGTTTTACATATGTCACGAAGTTCACCTAGCTGGTTTTAAATACAACTTTTCTGACCTCAAGAGTCCTTTGCACTACTATGGGAATGCCACCATGTCTTTGATGAATAAG aacgCGTATCACAATGTGACTGCAGAGCAGCTCTTTTTGAAGGACATTATAGAAAAAAACCTCGTAATCAACTTGACTCAAGATTGA
- the ST3GAL6 gene encoding type 2 lactosamine alpha-2,3-sialyltransferase isoform 1 (isoform 1 is encoded by transcript variant 7), with the protein MRGYLVAIFLSAVFLYYVLHCILWGTNVYWVAPVEMKRRNKIQPCLSKPAFASLLRFHQFHPFLCAADFRKIASLYGSDKFDLPYGMRTSAEYFRLALSKLQSCDLFDEFDNIPCKKCVVVGNGGVLKNKTLGEKIDSYDVIIRMNNGPVLGHEEEVGRRTTFRLFYPESVFSDPIHNDPNTTVILTAFKPHDLRWLLELLMGDKINTNGFWKKPALNLIYKPYQIRILDPFIIRTAAYELLHFPKVFPKNQKPKHPTTGIIAITLAFYICHEVHLAGFKYNFSDLKSPLHYYGNATMSLMNKNAYHNVTAEQLFLKDIIEKNLVINLTQD; encoded by the exons ATGAGAGGGTATCTTGTGGCCATATTCCTGAGTGCTGTCTTCCTCTATTATGTACTGCATTGCATATTATGGGGAACGAATGTCTATTG GGTGGCACCTGTGGAAATGAAACGGAGAAATAAGATCCAGCCTTGTTTATCAAAGCCAGCTTTTGCCTCTCTGCTGAG GTTTCATCAGTTTCACCCTTTTCTGTGTGCGGCTGATTTTAGAAAGATTGCTTCCTTGTATGGTAGCGATAAGTTTGATTTGCCCTATGGGATGAGAACATCAG CGGAATATTTTCGACTTGCTCTTTCAAAACTGCAGAGTTGTGATCTCTTTGATGAGTTTGACAA CATACCCTGTAAAAAGTGTGTGGTGGTTGGTAATGGAGGAGTTTTGAAGAATAAGACATTAGGAGAAAAAATCGACTCCTATGATGTAATAAtaag AATGAATAATGGTCCTGTTTTAGGACATGAAGAAGAAGTTGGGAGAAGGACAACCTTCCGACTTTTTTATCCAGAATCTGTTTTTTCAGATCCTATTCACAATGACCCTAATACGACAGTGATTCTCACTGCTTTTAAGCCACATGATTTAAGGTGGCTGTTGGAATTGTTGATGGGTGACAAAATA aACACTAATGGTTTTTGGAAGAAACCAGCCTTAAACCTGATTTATAAACCTTATCAAATCCGAATATTAGATCCTTTCATTATCAGAACAGCAGCTTATGAACTGCTTCATTTTCCAAAAGTGTTTCCCAAAAATCAG AAACCTAAACACCCAACAACAGGAATTATTGCCATCACATTGGCGTTTTACATATGTCACGAAGTTCACCTAGCTGGTTTTAAATACAACTTTTCTGACCTCAAGAGTCCTTTGCACTACTATGGGAATGCCACCATGTCTTTGATGAATAAG aacgCGTATCACAATGTGACTGCAGAGCAGCTCTTTTTGAAGGACATTATAGAAAAAAACCTCGTAATCAACTTGACTCAAGATTGA
- the ST3GAL6 gene encoding type 2 lactosamine alpha-2,3-sialyltransferase isoform 7 (isoform 7 is encoded by transcript variant 17) has product MLRSIPCKKCVVVGNGGVLKNKTLGEKIDSYDVIIRMNNGPVLGHEEEVGRRTTFRLFYPESVFSDPIHNDPNTTVILTAFKPHDLRWLLELLMGDKINTNGFWKKPALNLIYKPYQIRILDPFIIRTAAYELLHFPKVFPKNQKPKHPTTGIIAITLAFYICHEVHLAGFKYNFSDLKSPLHYYGNATMSLMNKNAYHNVTAEQLFLKDIIEKNLVINLTQD; this is encoded by the exons ATGCTCAGAAG CATACCCTGTAAAAAGTGTGTGGTGGTTGGTAATGGAGGAGTTTTGAAGAATAAGACATTAGGAGAAAAAATCGACTCCTATGATGTAATAAtaag AATGAATAATGGTCCTGTTTTAGGACATGAAGAAGAAGTTGGGAGAAGGACAACCTTCCGACTTTTTTATCCAGAATCTGTTTTTTCAGATCCTATTCACAATGACCCTAATACGACAGTGATTCTCACTGCTTTTAAGCCACATGATTTAAGGTGGCTGTTGGAATTGTTGATGGGTGACAAAATA aACACTAATGGTTTTTGGAAGAAACCAGCCTTAAACCTGATTTATAAACCTTATCAAATCCGAATATTAGATCCTTTCATTATCAGAACAGCAGCTTATGAACTGCTTCATTTTCCAAAAGTGTTTCCCAAAAATCAG AAACCTAAACACCCAACAACAGGAATTATTGCCATCACATTGGCGTTTTACATATGTCACGAAGTTCACCTAGCTGGTTTTAAATACAACTTTTCTGACCTCAAGAGTCCTTTGCACTACTATGGGAATGCCACCATGTCTTTGATGAATAAG aacgCGTATCACAATGTGACTGCAGAGCAGCTCTTTTTGAAGGACATTATAGAAAAAAACCTCGTAATCAACTTGACTCAAGATTGA
- the ST3GAL6 gene encoding type 2 lactosamine alpha-2,3-sialyltransferase isoform 4 (isoform 4 is encoded by transcript variant 5), with translation MRTSAEYFRLALSKLQSCDLFDEFDKMNNGPVLGHEEEVGRRTTFRLFYPESVFSDPIHNDPNTTVILTAFKPHDLRWLLELLMGDKINTNGFWKKPALNLIYKPYQIRILDPFIIRTAAYELLHFPKVFPKNQKPKHPTTGIIAITLAFYICHEVHLAGFKYNFSDLKSPLHYYGNATMSLMNKNAYHNVTAEQLFLKDIIEKNLVINLTQD, from the exons ATGAGAACATCAG CGGAATATTTTCGACTTGCTCTTTCAAAACTGCAGAGTTGTGATCTCTTTGATGAGTTTGACAA AATGAATAATGGTCCTGTTTTAGGACATGAAGAAGAAGTTGGGAGAAGGACAACCTTCCGACTTTTTTATCCAGAATCTGTTTTTTCAGATCCTATTCACAATGACCCTAATACGACAGTGATTCTCACTGCTTTTAAGCCACATGATTTAAGGTGGCTGTTGGAATTGTTGATGGGTGACAAAATA aACACTAATGGTTTTTGGAAGAAACCAGCCTTAAACCTGATTTATAAACCTTATCAAATCCGAATATTAGATCCTTTCATTATCAGAACAGCAGCTTATGAACTGCTTCATTTTCCAAAAGTGTTTCCCAAAAATCAG AAACCTAAACACCCAACAACAGGAATTATTGCCATCACATTGGCGTTTTACATATGTCACGAAGTTCACCTAGCTGGTTTTAAATACAACTTTTCTGACCTCAAGAGTCCTTTGCACTACTATGGGAATGCCACCATGTCTTTGATGAATAAG aacgCGTATCACAATGTGACTGCAGAGCAGCTCTTTTTGAAGGACATTATAGAAAAAAACCTCGTAATCAACTTGACTCAAGATTGA